A genomic segment from Dasypus novemcinctus isolate mDasNov1 chromosome X, mDasNov1.1.hap2, whole genome shotgun sequence encodes:
- the TSPYL2 gene encoding testis-specific Y-encoded-like protein 2 isoform X4 gives MDRPDEEPPTKTRRLSIPEPLQHDPPQQLLRLPLPPPLQRPRLREETEAAQVLADMRGVGLGPTLPPPPPYVILEEGGIRAYFTLGAGGPGWEPAMESGYGGAPPPTGSLETLSTFEASGGSLEIDFQVMEPSSLAGEQALETCSTGGLGSQRLAGPKRKEEAVIVVEEEDEDEKESEKEKKRRRKRRQRKRKKPSKERNAKRMEYILQALENIQLDLEAVNIKAGKAFLRLKRKFIQMRRPFLERRDLIIQHIPGFWVKAFLNHPRVSILINQRDEDIFRYLTNLQVQDLRHISMGYKMKLYFQTNPYFTNMVIVKEFQRNCSGQLVSHSTPIRWHRGQEPQAHRHKDQDTSHSFFSWFSNHSIPEADKIAEIIKNDLWVNPLRYYMMGEEGYRTNRKKQEEKESKTKDKCEVVIVEDSDDYQAVEGSISETSDSDENTSNETIRDIKISDFMETMDYFETTGNEITDISESLCDSESPDHNESPDDSETTDNNESADDETTDNNESANDSGTPNDNENPDDNSENPEDSNKNIDDNDEDPDDNNENPDNNNKNDNDNNENPSGDSENREGSNQGSNGNNQGSSDSDNEGDYEGSEDEDNDGSEGDNEGSDDDGNEGDNEGSDDDYRDIENYENDIEDTDNDQDDNSNNQDDEDEVEGISEDESVEEEDNKGNEGSEQEGEDSNDEAGDDNEEDSDMEAVLQAQNVWISLGKRGKTG, from the exons ATGGACCGCCCGGACGAGGAGCCTCCGACCAAGACCCGCCGCCTAAGCATCCCCGAACCCCTTCAACATGACCCACCGCAGCAGCTCTTGCGTTTGCCCCTGCCTCCACCCCTGCAGCGCCCGAGGCTCCGGGAGGAAACCGAGGCGGCACAGGTGCTGGCTGACATGAGAGGGGTGGGATTGGGCCCCACTCTGCCCCCCCCGCCACCCTATGTCATTCTGGAGGAGGGGGGGATACGCGCGTACTTCACCCTGGGTGCTGGGGGTCCCGGCTGGGAACCTGCGATGGAATCAGGGTACGGGGGGGCGCCCCCTCCCACAGGGAGTCTGGAAACACTCTCTACTTTCGAGGCTTCTGGAGGAAGCCTGGAAATTGATTTTCAGGTTATGGAGCCCAGCAGCCTTGCTGGGGAACAGGCCCTAGAAACCTGTAGCACAGGGGGGCTGGGGTCCCAGAGGTTAGCTGGTccaaagaggaaggaggaggctgtCATCGTAGTGGAAGAAGAGGATGAGGATGAAAAGGAAagtgagaaggagaagaagaggaggaggaagaggaggcagaggaagaggaagaagccaAGCAAAGAGAGGAATGCCAAGAGGATGGAGTACATCCTACAAGCACTGGAGAACATTCAGCTGGACCTGGAGGCAGTGAACATCAAGGCAGGCAAGGCCTTCCTCCGTCTCAAGCGCAAGTTCATCCAGATGCGAAGACCCTTTTTGGAGCGCAGAGACCTCATCATTCAGCATATCCCAGGCTTCTGGGTCAAAGCA TTCCTCAACCACCCCAGAGTTTCAATCTTGATCAACCAACGTGATGAAGATATTTTCCGCTACTTGACCAATCTGCAG GTGCAGGATCTCAGACATATCTCCATGGGCTACAAAATGAAACTGTACTTCCAGACAAACCCCTACTTCACAAACATGGTAATTGTCAAGGAGTTTCAGCGCAACTGCTCTG GCCAGCTGGTGTCTCACTCCACCCCAATCCGCTGGCACCGTGGCCAGGAACCCCAGGCCCACAGGCACAAGGATCAGGACACCAGCCACAGTTTCTTCAGTTGGTTCTCAAATCACAGCATCCCAGAAGCTGACAAGATTGCTGAG ATTATCAAGAATGACTTGTGGGTTAACCCTCTGCGCTACTACATGATGGGAGAAGAGGGCTacagaacaaacagaaaaaagcaagaagagaaggaaag TAAAACCAAGGACAAATGTGAGGTGGTGATCGTGGAAGACTCTGATGACTATCAAGCGGTGGAAGGCAGCATCAGCGAGACTTCAGATAGTGATGAGAACACCAGTAATGAGACCATTCGTGACATCAAGATCTCTGACTTCATGGAGACCATGGACTACTTCGAGACCACTGGCAATGAGATAACTGATATCAGTGAGAGTCTCTGTGACAGTGAGAGCCCTGACCACAATGAGAGCCCTGATGACAGTGAGACCACTGATAACAACGAGAGTGCTGATGATGAGACCACTGACAACAATGAAAGTGCTAATGACAGCGGGACTCCCAACGATAACGAGAACCCTGATGACAACAGTGAGAACCCTGAAGACAGTAACAAGAACATTGATGACAATGATGAGGACCCTGATGACAACAATGAGAAccctgacaacaacaacaaaaatgataatgacaacaatGAGAACCccagtggtgacagtgagaaCCGTGAAGGTAGCAACCAGGGCAGCAATGGCAACAACCAGGGCAGCAGTGACAGTGACAATGAAGGAGATTATGAGGGCAGTGAAGATGAAGATAATGATGGCAGTGAAGGTGACAATGAAGGTAGCGATGATGATGGCAATGAAGGTGACAACGAGGGCAGCGATGATGATTACAGAGACATTGAGAACTATGAGAATGACATTGAAGACACTGACAATGATCAGGATGATAACAGCAACAACCAGGATGATGAGGACGAGGTAGAGGGCATCTCAGAAGATGAGTCAGTGGAAGAGGAAGACAACAAGGGCAATGAAG GCAGCGAGCAAGAAGGTGAGGACAGCAATGACGAGGCGGGAGATGATAATGAGGAAGACTCCGACATGGAGGCGGTGCTTCAGGCCCAAAATGTTTGGATCAGCCTGGGAAAGCGGGGGAAGACAGGATAA
- the TSPYL2 gene encoding testis-specific Y-encoded-like protein 2 isoform X6, producing the protein MDRPDEEPPTKTRRLSIPEPLQHDPPQQLLRLPLPPPLQRPRLREETEAAQVLADMRGVGLGPTLPPPPPYVILEEGGIRAYFTLGAGGPGWEPAMESGYGGAPPPTGSLETLSTFEASGGSLEIDFQVMEPSSLAGEQALETCSTGGLGSQRLAGPKRKEEAVIVVEEEDEDEKESEKEKKRRRKRRQRKRKKPSKERNAKRMEYILQALENIQLDLEAVNIKAGKAFLRLKRKFIQMRRPFLERRDLIIQHIPGFWVKAFLNHPRVSILINQRDEDIFRYLTNLQVQDLRHISMGYKMKLYFQTNPYFTNMVIVKEFQRNCSGQLVSHSTPIRWHRGQEPQAHRHKDQDTSHSFFSWFSNHSIPEADKIAEIIKNDLWVNPLRYYMMGEEGYRTNRKKQEEKESKTKDKCEVVIVEDSDDYQAVEGSISETSDSDENTSNETIRDIKISDFMETMDYFETTGNEITDISESLCDSESPDHNESPDDSETTDNNESADDETTDNNESANDSGTPNDNENPDDNSENPEDSNKNIDDNDEDPDDNNENPDNNNKNDNDNNENPSGDSENREGSNQGSNGNNQGSSDSDNEGDYEGSEDEDNDGSEGDNEGSDDDGNEGDNEGSDDDYRDIENYENDIEDTDNDQDDNSNNQDDEDEVEGISEDESVEEEDNKGNEEASHCSLFTRECTLGNAKEESHMGV; encoded by the exons ATGGACCGCCCGGACGAGGAGCCTCCGACCAAGACCCGCCGCCTAAGCATCCCCGAACCCCTTCAACATGACCCACCGCAGCAGCTCTTGCGTTTGCCCCTGCCTCCACCCCTGCAGCGCCCGAGGCTCCGGGAGGAAACCGAGGCGGCACAGGTGCTGGCTGACATGAGAGGGGTGGGATTGGGCCCCACTCTGCCCCCCCCGCCACCCTATGTCATTCTGGAGGAGGGGGGGATACGCGCGTACTTCACCCTGGGTGCTGGGGGTCCCGGCTGGGAACCTGCGATGGAATCAGGGTACGGGGGGGCGCCCCCTCCCACAGGGAGTCTGGAAACACTCTCTACTTTCGAGGCTTCTGGAGGAAGCCTGGAAATTGATTTTCAGGTTATGGAGCCCAGCAGCCTTGCTGGGGAACAGGCCCTAGAAACCTGTAGCACAGGGGGGCTGGGGTCCCAGAGGTTAGCTGGTccaaagaggaaggaggaggctgtCATCGTAGTGGAAGAAGAGGATGAGGATGAAAAGGAAagtgagaaggagaagaagaggaggaggaagaggaggcagaggaagaggaagaagccaAGCAAAGAGAGGAATGCCAAGAGGATGGAGTACATCCTACAAGCACTGGAGAACATTCAGCTGGACCTGGAGGCAGTGAACATCAAGGCAGGCAAGGCCTTCCTCCGTCTCAAGCGCAAGTTCATCCAGATGCGAAGACCCTTTTTGGAGCGCAGAGACCTCATCATTCAGCATATCCCAGGCTTCTGGGTCAAAGCA TTCCTCAACCACCCCAGAGTTTCAATCTTGATCAACCAACGTGATGAAGATATTTTCCGCTACTTGACCAATCTGCAG GTGCAGGATCTCAGACATATCTCCATGGGCTACAAAATGAAACTGTACTTCCAGACAAACCCCTACTTCACAAACATGGTAATTGTCAAGGAGTTTCAGCGCAACTGCTCTG GCCAGCTGGTGTCTCACTCCACCCCAATCCGCTGGCACCGTGGCCAGGAACCCCAGGCCCACAGGCACAAGGATCAGGACACCAGCCACAGTTTCTTCAGTTGGTTCTCAAATCACAGCATCCCAGAAGCTGACAAGATTGCTGAG ATTATCAAGAATGACTTGTGGGTTAACCCTCTGCGCTACTACATGATGGGAGAAGAGGGCTacagaacaaacagaaaaaagcaagaagagaaggaaag TAAAACCAAGGACAAATGTGAGGTGGTGATCGTGGAAGACTCTGATGACTATCAAGCGGTGGAAGGCAGCATCAGCGAGACTTCAGATAGTGATGAGAACACCAGTAATGAGACCATTCGTGACATCAAGATCTCTGACTTCATGGAGACCATGGACTACTTCGAGACCACTGGCAATGAGATAACTGATATCAGTGAGAGTCTCTGTGACAGTGAGAGCCCTGACCACAATGAGAGCCCTGATGACAGTGAGACCACTGATAACAACGAGAGTGCTGATGATGAGACCACTGACAACAATGAAAGTGCTAATGACAGCGGGACTCCCAACGATAACGAGAACCCTGATGACAACAGTGAGAACCCTGAAGACAGTAACAAGAACATTGATGACAATGATGAGGACCCTGATGACAACAATGAGAAccctgacaacaacaacaaaaatgataatgacaacaatGAGAACCccagtggtgacagtgagaaCCGTGAAGGTAGCAACCAGGGCAGCAATGGCAACAACCAGGGCAGCAGTGACAGTGACAATGAAGGAGATTATGAGGGCAGTGAAGATGAAGATAATGATGGCAGTGAAGGTGACAATGAAGGTAGCGATGATGATGGCAATGAAGGTGACAACGAGGGCAGCGATGATGATTACAGAGACATTGAGAACTATGAGAATGACATTGAAGACACTGACAATGATCAGGATGATAACAGCAACAACCAGGATGATGAGGACGAGGTAGAGGGCATCTCAGAAGATGAGTCAGTGGAAGAGGAAGACAACAAGGGCAATGAAG AAGCAAGCCATTGTTCGCTGTTCACCAGAGAATGCACTTTGGGAAATGCCAAGGAAGAGTCACATATGGGAGTTTGA
- the TSPYL2 gene encoding testis-specific Y-encoded-like protein 2 isoform X7: MDRPDEEPPTKTRRLSIPEPLQHDPPQQLLRLPLPPPLQRPRLREETEAAQVMEPSSLAGEQALETCSTGGLGSQRLAGPKRKEEAVIVVEEEDEDEKESEKEKKRRRKRRQRKRKKPSKERNAKRMEYILQALENIQLDLEAVNIKAGKAFLRLKRKFIQMRRPFLERRDLIIQHIPGFWVKAFLNHPRVSILINQRDEDIFRYLTNLQVQDLRHISMGYKMKLYFQTNPYFTNMVIVKEFQRNCSGQLVSHSTPIRWHRGQEPQAHRHKDQDTSHSFFSWFSNHSIPEADKIAEIIKNDLWVNPLRYYMMGEEGYRTNRKKQEEKESKTKDKCEVVIVEDSDDYQAVEGSISETSDSDENTSNETIRDIKISDFMETMDYFETTGNEITDISESLCDSESPDHNESPDDSETTDNNESADDETTDNNESANDSGTPNDNENPDDNSENPEDSNKNIDDNDEDPDDNNENPDNNNKNDNDNNENPSGDSENREGSNQGSNGNNQGSSDSDNEGDYEGSEDEDNDGSEGDNEGSDDDGNEGDNEGSDDDYRDIENYENDIEDTDNDQDDNSNNQDDEDEVEGISEDESVEEEDNKGNEGSEQEGEDSNDEAGDDNEEDSDMEAVLQAQNVWISLGKRGKTG; the protein is encoded by the exons ATGGACCGCCCGGACGAGGAGCCTCCGACCAAGACCCGCCGCCTAAGCATCCCCGAACCCCTTCAACATGACCCACCGCAGCAGCTCTTGCGTTTGCCCCTGCCTCCACCCCTGCAGCGCCCGAGGCTCCGGGAGGAAACCGAGGCGGCACAG GTTATGGAGCCCAGCAGCCTTGCTGGGGAACAGGCCCTAGAAACCTGTAGCACAGGGGGGCTGGGGTCCCAGAGGTTAGCTGGTccaaagaggaaggaggaggctgtCATCGTAGTGGAAGAAGAGGATGAGGATGAAAAGGAAagtgagaaggagaagaagaggaggaggaagaggaggcagaggaagaggaagaagccaAGCAAAGAGAGGAATGCCAAGAGGATGGAGTACATCCTACAAGCACTGGAGAACATTCAGCTGGACCTGGAGGCAGTGAACATCAAGGCAGGCAAGGCCTTCCTCCGTCTCAAGCGCAAGTTCATCCAGATGCGAAGACCCTTTTTGGAGCGCAGAGACCTCATCATTCAGCATATCCCAGGCTTCTGGGTCAAAGCA TTCCTCAACCACCCCAGAGTTTCAATCTTGATCAACCAACGTGATGAAGATATTTTCCGCTACTTGACCAATCTGCAG GTGCAGGATCTCAGACATATCTCCATGGGCTACAAAATGAAACTGTACTTCCAGACAAACCCCTACTTCACAAACATGGTAATTGTCAAGGAGTTTCAGCGCAACTGCTCTG GCCAGCTGGTGTCTCACTCCACCCCAATCCGCTGGCACCGTGGCCAGGAACCCCAGGCCCACAGGCACAAGGATCAGGACACCAGCCACAGTTTCTTCAGTTGGTTCTCAAATCACAGCATCCCAGAAGCTGACAAGATTGCTGAG ATTATCAAGAATGACTTGTGGGTTAACCCTCTGCGCTACTACATGATGGGAGAAGAGGGCTacagaacaaacagaaaaaagcaagaagagaaggaaag TAAAACCAAGGACAAATGTGAGGTGGTGATCGTGGAAGACTCTGATGACTATCAAGCGGTGGAAGGCAGCATCAGCGAGACTTCAGATAGTGATGAGAACACCAGTAATGAGACCATTCGTGACATCAAGATCTCTGACTTCATGGAGACCATGGACTACTTCGAGACCACTGGCAATGAGATAACTGATATCAGTGAGAGTCTCTGTGACAGTGAGAGCCCTGACCACAATGAGAGCCCTGATGACAGTGAGACCACTGATAACAACGAGAGTGCTGATGATGAGACCACTGACAACAATGAAAGTGCTAATGACAGCGGGACTCCCAACGATAACGAGAACCCTGATGACAACAGTGAGAACCCTGAAGACAGTAACAAGAACATTGATGACAATGATGAGGACCCTGATGACAACAATGAGAAccctgacaacaacaacaaaaatgataatgacaacaatGAGAACCccagtggtgacagtgagaaCCGTGAAGGTAGCAACCAGGGCAGCAATGGCAACAACCAGGGCAGCAGTGACAGTGACAATGAAGGAGATTATGAGGGCAGTGAAGATGAAGATAATGATGGCAGTGAAGGTGACAATGAAGGTAGCGATGATGATGGCAATGAAGGTGACAACGAGGGCAGCGATGATGATTACAGAGACATTGAGAACTATGAGAATGACATTGAAGACACTGACAATGATCAGGATGATAACAGCAACAACCAGGATGATGAGGACGAGGTAGAGGGCATCTCAGAAGATGAGTCAGTGGAAGAGGAAGACAACAAGGGCAATGAAG GCAGCGAGCAAGAAGGTGAGGACAGCAATGACGAGGCGGGAGATGATAATGAGGAAGACTCCGACATGGAGGCGGTGCTTCAGGCCCAAAATGTTTGGATCAGCCTGGGAAAGCGGGGGAAGACAGGATAA